Within the Deltaproteobacteria bacterium genome, the region TCGAGGAGGCGGCGCTGATCATCCGGGAGAAGAAGATCGGCTGCCTCCCGGTGGTGGACAACGGGAAGCTCGTCGGGATCCTGACCGAAACCGACGTCGTCGACGCCTTCATCGAGGCGATGGGCGTGAGCGGGCCCGGCTACCGGGTGGAACTGGCGCTCCCGAACCGCCCGGGGATGCTGTTCGAGGTCCTGAAGCTCATGAAGGACTTCGACGCGAACATCGTGTCGGTCGCCACGGCCGCGCACGACGAGGCGGACAAGAAGATCCTGATCCTCCGGATCGAGACGCGGAACTACAAGGTGCTGAAGGCCGCCTTCAAGAAGTCGGGTTTCGAGGTGATCTCGGCCGATTGACCCGCGTCAAGGAACATCGCCGCGCGCGGGAGCATCCTAAGGAACATGGGGTAACATACAGGAGGAGGTGTTTCCGGTGAAACCCGAAGTCGAAAAGGTTCTGGACAGCATTCGCCCCGCCCTGCAGGCAGACGGGGGAGACGTGGAACTCGTCGAGGTCGACGGGGGCGTGGTGAAGGTGCGCCTCACCGGCGCATGCGGCGGCTGCCCGATGGCGCAGATGACCCTGAAGGGCGGCATCGAGGCGGCACTCAAGGAGCGGATCCCCGCCGTGGAGCGGGTGGAGTCCGTATAACAAAACCCACAGCGAAAGGGAGGTATCATGGCGTACAAGATCACCGAGGAGTGCATCGCCTGCGGCGCATGCGTGCCGGAGTGCCCCGCCCAGTGCATCGCGGAGGGGGACCCGATCTACGGAA harbors:
- a CDS encoding CBS domain-containing protein, coding for MIVARRMKRNPVFVDEADSMRRAMDLLKEHEIRHLPVLKDGDRLVGILSERDIKQASPSPATALEIREIYYLLDKVKVKQIMTRRPYTVSSSTPIEEAALIIREKKIGCLPVVDNGKLVGILTETDVVDAFIEAMGVSGPGYRVELALPNRPGMLFEVLKLMKDFDANIVSVATAAHDEADKKILILRIETRNYKVLKAAFKKSGFEVISAD
- a CDS encoding NifU family protein, whose product is MKPEVEKVLDSIRPALQADGGDVELVEVDGGVVKVRLTGACGGCPMAQMTLKGGIEAALKERIPAVERVESV